Proteins encoded in a region of the Myxococcales bacterium genome:
- a CDS encoding peptide chain release factor 3: MSDLALLRSHISKRRTFAIISHPDAGKTTLTEKLLLYGGAIHLAGSVKSRRAARHATSDWMALEKERGISISTSVLQFDYAGCHFNLLDTPGHNDFSEDTYRTLAAADCAVMLIDCVKGVEPQTIKLFEVCRMRGIPIVTFINKVDRPGKLPLDLLDEIEQVLGIPCAPMTWPVGMGPSFRGVYDRETTTFYRFEEGDDIGHKAAMEVGSLDDPTLREEMGETQHAQLRDELELLDAAGNAFDREAFLRGRITPVFFGSAMNNFGVEPFLARFMGLCPSPTTRIAGDVEIPADAEYFTGFVFKIQANMDPQHRDRIAFVRICSGKFERGMDVRHVRTKKKLTLSRSLNFLAQERVTVDEAYSGDIVGVWDPGVLRIGDALSTGPDVEFDGIPRFSPEHFVRVRSADPMKRKQLKKGLEELSDEGAVLLLFDRDENDAEPILGTVGPLQFDVVQYRLKAEYGVPALFDRMPYNYARWIEETPTAKFTAEEIVRRGSIACVYDVERRPLLLFDTEWVMHRTQEKLSGLKFIAAAQPGRRAHGKR, translated from the coding sequence ATGTCGGACCTCGCCCTCCTGCGCTCGCACATCTCCAAGCGCCGCACCTTCGCCATCATCTCGCACCCGGACGCGGGCAAGACCACGCTCACCGAGAAGCTGCTGCTGTACGGCGGCGCGATCCACCTCGCGGGGTCGGTCAAGTCGCGGAGGGCGGCGCGCCACGCGACGAGCGACTGGATGGCCCTCGAGAAGGAGCGCGGCATCTCGATCAGCACGAGCGTGCTCCAGTTCGACTACGCCGGCTGTCACTTCAACCTGCTCGACACGCCCGGCCACAACGACTTCAGCGAGGACACCTACCGCACGCTCGCCGCCGCCGACTGCGCGGTCATGCTCATCGACTGCGTGAAGGGCGTCGAGCCCCAGACCATCAAGCTCTTCGAGGTGTGCCGCATGCGCGGCATCCCGATCGTCACGTTCATCAACAAGGTTGACCGCCCCGGGAAGCTGCCGCTCGATCTCCTCGACGAGATCGAGCAGGTGCTCGGCATCCCCTGCGCGCCGATGACCTGGCCCGTGGGCATGGGCCCGTCGTTCCGCGGGGTGTACGACCGCGAGACCACCACCTTCTATCGCTTCGAGGAGGGCGACGACATCGGGCACAAGGCCGCGATGGAGGTCGGCAGCCTCGACGATCCGACGCTGAGGGAGGAGATGGGCGAGACCCAGCACGCGCAGCTGCGAGACGAGCTCGAGCTGCTCGACGCCGCGGGGAACGCCTTCGATCGCGAGGCCTTCCTTCGGGGCCGAATCACCCCCGTGTTCTTCGGCAGCGCGATGAACAACTTCGGCGTGGAGCCGTTCCTGGCCCGGTTCATGGGGCTCTGTCCGTCGCCGACCACGCGCATCGCCGGCGACGTCGAGATCCCGGCGGACGCCGAGTACTTCACCGGCTTCGTGTTCAAGATCCAGGCGAACATGGACCCGCAGCACCGCGATCGCATCGCGTTCGTGCGAATCTGCTCCGGCAAGTTCGAGCGCGGCATGGACGTGCGCCACGTGCGCACGAAGAAGAAGCTCACGCTGTCGCGCTCGCTGAACTTCCTCGCCCAGGAGCGGGTCACCGTCGACGAGGCGTACTCGGGCGATATCGTCGGCGTGTGGGACCCCGGCGTGCTCCGCATCGGCGACGCGCTGAGCACCGGCCCCGACGTGGAGTTCGACGGCATCCCGCGCTTCTCGCCGGAGCACTTCGTGCGGGTGCGCTCGGCCGATCCGATGAAGCGCAAGCAGCTGAAGAAGGGCCTCGAGGAGCTCTCGGACGAGGGCGCTGTGCTCCTCCTCTTCGACCGGGACGAGAACGACGCCGAGCCGATCCTCGGCACCGTCGGCCCCCTCCAGTTCGACGTCGTGCAATACCGGCTGAAGGCCGAGTACGGCGTGCCCGCGCTCTTCGATCGAATGCCGTACAACTACGCGCGCTGGATCGAGGAGACCCCCACGGCGAAGTTCACCGCCGAAGAGATCGTGCGGCGCGGCTCGATCGCGTGCGTGTACGACGTGGAGCGCCGCCCGCTGCTCCTCTTCGACACCGAGTGGGTCATGCACCGCACGCAGGAGAAGCTCTCCGGCCTCAAGTTCATCGCCGCGGCGCAGCCGGGGCGACGAGCCCACGGCAAGCGCTGA
- the nrdR gene encoding transcriptional repressor NrdR gives MKCPFCANGESRVTDTRASVQGDVVRRRRECESCARRFTTYERVEEVLPLVVKKDMRREAFDRQKLLGGLRRACEKRPVSLEALEAMADATERELMDSGEKEITSRALGESVMRRLRTADGVAYVRFASVYRQFRDIDEFRTELETLARDGGPRAAEAPHPDPSAALALAPEATP, from the coding sequence ATGAAGTGCCCCTTCTGCGCGAACGGCGAGAGTCGGGTGACCGACACGCGCGCCTCCGTACAGGGCGACGTCGTGCGCCGCCGCCGCGAGTGCGAGTCATGCGCCCGCCGCTTCACCACGTACGAGCGCGTCGAGGAGGTCCTGCCCCTCGTGGTCAAGAAGGACATGCGGCGCGAGGCGTTCGATCGCCAGAAGCTGCTCGGCGGGCTCCGCCGCGCCTGCGAGAAGCGCCCGGTCTCACTGGAGGCTCTCGAGGCGATGGCCGACGCCACCGAGCGCGAGCTGATGGACTCGGGCGAGAAGGAGATCACCTCGCGCGCGCTCGGCGAGTCCGTGATGCGCCGCCTGCGCACCGCCGATGGCGTGGCCTACGTCCGTTTCGCGAGCGTTTACCGGCAGTTTCGTGACATCGACGAGTTCCGCACCGAGCTCGAGACCCTCGCCCGGGACGGCGGGCCACGCGCCGCCGAAGCGCCTCACCCTGACCCGAGCGCAGCGCTGGCGCTCGCGCCCGAGGCGACGCCTTGA
- the rpiB gene encoding ribose 5-phosphate isomerase B, giving the protein MSADTPAPALALAADHGGLALKEALKAALLAKGVALVDLGTHTPESVDYPDLAHRAARGIVAGEFPRAILVCGTGVGMAIAANRHPGVRAVNCSDTYTASMSRSHNDSNVLTLGERVVGPGLALAIAEAWLAAPHSDDARHHRRVGKIEPA; this is encoded by the coding sequence ATGAGCGCCGACACGCCCGCGCCGGCGCTCGCCCTCGCCGCCGACCACGGCGGCCTCGCCCTCAAGGAGGCCCTCAAGGCCGCGCTGCTCGCCAAGGGCGTCGCGCTCGTCGACCTCGGCACGCACACCCCGGAGTCGGTCGACTACCCCGACCTCGCCCACCGCGCGGCGCGCGGCATCGTCGCGGGCGAATTCCCGCGCGCGATCCTCGTGTGTGGCACGGGCGTCGGCATGGCGATCGCCGCCAACCGCCACCCCGGCGTCCGCGCCGTAAACTGCTCGGACACGTACACCGCCTCGATGAGCCGGTCGCACAACGACTCGAACGTCCTCACGCTGGGCGAGCGGGTCGTGGGCCCGGGGCTCGCCTTGGCGATCGCCGAGGCGTGGCTCGCTGCGCCCCACTCCGACGACGCGCGCCACCACCGGCGCGTCGGGAAGATCGAGCCGGCGTGA
- the maf gene encoding septum formation protein Maf produces MRREHGAPRGRRGRVCHDANLSKRLVFPDRDVELPLRGHRRQEAHRVVHLGHRRDPLHSLVYEVGGGLVGLSAHPPSPRSELILASTSRYRIELMDRLGVTYRAVAHGCDERAVEGAVPREPATAHEGARGYDERIALTLAMAKAESLAAAHPDAFVLGSDQVVSLDGKIFGKPGGHEGARAQLARLSGREHRIVTAVSLRAPDGVHRSHVDVHRMRMRTLTPDAIARYVERDRPFDCAGSYRIEALGIALFERIEGADHTAIMGLPLTAVVPLLIGVGFAIP; encoded by the coding sequence ATGCGGCGCGAACACGGAGCTCCTCGTGGCCGGCGCGGGCGCGTCTGCCACGACGCTAACCTCTCGAAACGCCTCGTATTTCCAGACCGAGACGTTGAGCTTCCTCTACGTGGTCATCGAAGGCAGGAAGCTCACCGCGTCGTTCATCTCGGACACCGGCGCGACCCTCTTCACTCGCTCGTATACGAAGTAGGCGGAGGGCTCGTGGGCCTCTCCGCGCATCCTCCGTCGCCTCGCTCCGAGCTCATCCTCGCCTCCACGTCGCGCTACCGGATCGAGCTCATGGACCGCCTCGGGGTGACGTACCGCGCGGTGGCGCACGGGTGCGACGAGCGCGCGGTCGAGGGCGCGGTCCCGCGTGAGCCCGCGACTGCGCACGAGGGCGCGCGTGGCTACGACGAGCGCATCGCCCTCACGCTCGCCATGGCGAAGGCCGAGAGCCTCGCCGCCGCCCACCCCGACGCGTTCGTGCTGGGCTCCGATCAGGTCGTGAGCCTCGACGGGAAAATCTTCGGCAAGCCCGGCGGGCACGAGGGCGCACGCGCCCAGCTCGCGCGCCTCTCCGGGCGCGAGCACCGCATCGTCACCGCGGTGAGCTTGCGCGCCCCCGACGGCGTGCACCGCTCCCACGTCGACGTGCACCGCATGCGCATGCGCACGCTCACCCCCGACGCCATCGCGCGCTACGTGGAGCGCGATCGGCCGTTCGACTGCGCTGGCTCGTACCGCATCGAGGCGCTCGGCATCGCGCTCTTCGAGCGCATCGAGGGCGCCGACCACACGGCGATCATGGGGCTCCCGCTCACCGCCGTGGTGCCGCTGCTGATCGGCGTCGGCTTCGCGATCCCGTAG
- the def gene encoding peptide deformylase, giving the protein MMILTILHYPDERLRQPGKKIDAVTPELLRLIDDMAETMYAAPGVGLAAPQVGEALQLFLIDVATEEEPSDLRVFINPEIVAKDGETTFGEGCLSFPGAQEDIVRAERVTVNALGRDGEPFTLEAEGLLAIAVQHELDHLHGVLMIDKLGPLKKRLLHRKMTKRGER; this is encoded by the coding sequence ATCATGATCCTCACGATCCTGCATTACCCCGACGAGCGACTGCGTCAGCCCGGCAAGAAGATCGACGCGGTCACCCCCGAGCTGCTCCGGCTCATCGACGACATGGCCGAGACCATGTACGCGGCGCCGGGCGTGGGGCTCGCCGCGCCGCAGGTGGGCGAGGCGCTGCAGCTCTTTCTCATCGACGTCGCGACCGAGGAAGAGCCGAGTGATCTGCGGGTGTTCATCAACCCCGAGATCGTGGCGAAGGACGGCGAGACCACCTTCGGCGAGGGGTGCCTCAGCTTCCCGGGCGCGCAGGAGGACATCGTGCGGGCCGAGCGCGTGACCGTGAACGCCCTGGGACGGGACGGCGAGCCCTTCACTCTCGAGGCCGAGGGCCTCCTCGCGATCGCCGTCCAGCACGAGCTCGACCATCTCCATGGCGTGCTCATGATCGACAAGCTCGGCCCGCTGAAGAAGCGGCTCCTCCACCGCAAGATGACCAAGCGCGGAGAGCGTTAG
- the fabF gene encoding beta-ketoacyl-ACP synthase II has translation MERVVITGVGLISPVGIGTEPTWNALLEGQSGAGPITLFDASQFRVRIAAEVKGWDPLGAGFIEKKKLKEMDRFIEFAVAAGKLAIADAALELAEEERDRAGCFVGVGLGGLATLERTKTTLIEKGPTRISPYSIPGIIANLAAGHLSMLYGLRGPSFCTTSACSSGAHAIGEALLWMRHRRMEVMVVGGAEATITGVGIGGFEAMMALSKRNDDPTAASRPFDRGRDGFLCGEGAGVLVLETLSRARKRGAKIYAEVSGYGASSDAHHLTAIAPGGAGAVRSMRMALEDAGLAPDAIDYVNAHGTSTPIGDIAESQAITTTFGARATDRKADGLWVSSTKSMTGHLLGAAGALESAVCALALARGRVPPTINLVDQDPECRLDYVANTARERPIRHALNNSFGFGGTNCSLVLSRVGAES, from the coding sequence ATGGAAAGAGTCGTCATCACCGGGGTCGGCCTCATCAGCCCCGTCGGCATCGGCACCGAGCCCACCTGGAACGCCCTCCTCGAGGGCCAGAGCGGCGCCGGCCCCATCACGCTCTTCGACGCCTCCCAGTTTCGCGTGCGCATCGCAGCCGAGGTCAAGGGCTGGGACCCCCTTGGGGCGGGCTTCATCGAGAAGAAGAAGCTGAAGGAGATGGACCGCTTCATCGAGTTCGCGGTCGCGGCGGGCAAGCTCGCCATCGCCGACGCCGCCCTCGAGCTCGCCGAGGAAGAGCGCGATCGCGCCGGGTGTTTCGTGGGCGTGGGCCTCGGCGGCCTCGCGACCCTCGAGCGCACCAAGACCACGCTCATCGAGAAGGGGCCTACGCGCATCAGCCCCTACAGCATCCCGGGCATCATCGCGAACCTCGCCGCAGGCCACTTGTCGATGCTCTACGGCCTCCGCGGCCCGTCGTTCTGCACAACGAGCGCGTGCTCGAGCGGCGCCCACGCCATCGGAGAGGCCCTCCTGTGGATGCGTCACCGCCGCATGGAGGTCATGGTCGTGGGCGGCGCCGAGGCCACCATCACGGGGGTCGGCATCGGCGGATTCGAGGCCATGATGGCCCTCTCGAAGCGCAACGACGACCCAACCGCGGCGAGCCGCCCGTTCGACCGCGGTCGCGACGGCTTCCTCTGCGGGGAGGGCGCAGGCGTGCTGGTGCTCGAGACCCTGAGCCGTGCCCGCAAGCGCGGCGCCAAGATCTACGCGGAGGTCAGCGGGTACGGCGCGTCGAGCGACGCCCACCACCTGACGGCCATCGCCCCCGGGGGTGCAGGCGCGGTGCGCTCCATGCGCATGGCCCTGGAGGACGCGGGCCTCGCGCCCGACGCGATCGACTACGTAAACGCGCACGGCACCTCCACACCGATCGGTGACATCGCGGAGTCGCAGGCCATCACCACCACGTTCGGCGCGCGCGCCACGGACCGCAAAGCCGACGGGCTCTGGGTGAGCTCCACGAAGTCGATGACCGGCCACCTGCTCGGCGCCGCGGGCGCCTTGGAGAGCGCCGTGTGCGCGCTGGCCCTCGCGCGCGGGCGGGTCCCGCCAACCATCAACTTAGTTGACCAAGACCCCGAGTGTCGCCTCGACTACGTCGCGAACACGGCGCGCGAGCGCCCGATCCGGCACGCCCTCAACAACTCGTTCGGGTTCGGCGGCACCAACTGTTCGCTCGTGCTCTCTCGCGTCGGGGCCGAGTCATGA
- the ggt gene encoding gamma-glutamyltransferase, with the protein MRPRLRPSPRGALSSALLLAWSLACSPTPAPTPAPAAPARTALPTATPADASPADASLADASTPPAPAWPHASPATVRSAKGMVVSDNALATKVGRDVLARGGNAADAAVATAFALAVTYPTAGNLGGGGFAVTRFGDKHLKSLDFRETAPEAARRDMYLDASGKPTRASGEGILSAGVPGSVAGLAELHRVLGSKKLTWAEVVAPAIALARDGFVVDAAFVQTIEQAAERLKKYPASAALFLPGGKPPALGSTWKNPELAAVLERVAARGPKGFYEGPTAAAIVAQMKADKGIMTAADLAKYKPKWRAPIEFTYRGHRVASMPPPSSGGLTLAMICHILEGYELGKLPWQSPEELHYVFEAMRRSYAARNARLGDPDFVKLPVERLLSDAWAKEQRAGIATDRATPSSAIAVDGPASGTGPHTTHFSVVDGQGDVVALTTTINWWFGSGVTVKGAGFVLNNEMDDFAAVPGTANGFGLVQGEPNAVAPGKRMLSSMAPTIVTGPDGKVLLIAGAAGGPTIITAVLQQLTAVIDHGVDVGAAVGAPRFHMQHLPDQVTYETGGLLPPARARLEGMGYTFKERGHIADAPAIGRSGLEWIGVAEPRRAGGGAAAP; encoded by the coding sequence ATGCGACCTCGCCTCCGACCTAGCCCTCGCGGCGCGCTCTCGTCCGCGCTGCTCCTCGCGTGGAGCCTCGCTTGCTCCCCGACGCCGGCGCCCACGCCGGCCCCGGCGGCCCCGGCGCGCACGGCGCTCCCCACCGCGACGCCGGCCGACGCCTCGCCGGCCGACGCCTCGCTCGCCGACGCGTCCACTCCCCCCGCGCCCGCGTGGCCTCACGCGTCACCCGCCACCGTGCGGAGCGCCAAGGGGATGGTCGTGTCGGACAACGCGCTGGCCACGAAGGTCGGGCGCGACGTGCTCGCTCGCGGAGGCAACGCGGCCGACGCCGCGGTCGCGACGGCGTTCGCGCTCGCGGTCACGTACCCCACCGCCGGGAACCTCGGCGGCGGGGGCTTCGCGGTGACGCGATTCGGTGACAAACACCTGAAATCGTTGGATTTTCGAGAGACCGCGCCGGAGGCCGCGCGCCGCGACATGTACCTCGACGCGAGCGGCAAGCCCACCCGGGCCTCGGGCGAGGGCATCCTGTCCGCCGGCGTCCCGGGCAGCGTGGCCGGCCTCGCCGAGCTCCACAGGGTCCTCGGCTCCAAGAAGCTGACCTGGGCCGAGGTCGTGGCGCCCGCGATCGCGCTGGCCCGCGACGGGTTTGTCGTGGACGCGGCGTTCGTCCAGACCATCGAGCAGGCGGCCGAGCGCCTGAAGAAGTACCCCGCCTCCGCGGCGCTCTTTTTGCCGGGCGGAAAGCCACCCGCGCTCGGCTCCACGTGGAAGAACCCCGAGCTCGCGGCCGTGCTCGAGCGCGTCGCCGCGAGGGGCCCGAAGGGCTTCTACGAGGGCCCCACGGCGGCCGCGATCGTGGCGCAGATGAAGGCCGACAAGGGCATCATGACGGCCGCGGACCTCGCGAAATACAAGCCCAAGTGGCGCGCGCCGATCGAGTTCACCTACCGCGGCCACCGCGTCGCCTCGATGCCGCCTCCGTCGTCCGGCGGGCTCACGCTCGCGATGATCTGCCACATCCTCGAGGGCTACGAGCTCGGCAAGCTGCCCTGGCAGTCACCGGAGGAGCTCCACTACGTCTTCGAGGCGATGCGCCGCTCCTACGCCGCCCGCAACGCCCGGCTCGGCGATCCCGATTTCGTGAAGCTCCCGGTGGAGCGCCTGCTCTCCGACGCGTGGGCGAAGGAGCAGCGCGCGGGCATCGCCACCGACCGCGCCACGCCGTCGAGCGCGATCGCGGTGGACGGACCCGCGTCGGGCACGGGGCCGCACACCACCCACTTCTCCGTCGTCGACGGGCAGGGCGACGTGGTCGCGCTCACGACGACCATCAACTGGTGGTTCGGATCGGGCGTCACGGTCAAGGGCGCCGGCTTCGTGCTCAACAACGAGATGGACGACTTCGCCGCCGTGCCCGGCACAGCCAACGGGTTTGGCCTCGTGCAGGGGGAGCCGAACGCGGTCGCGCCGGGCAAGCGCATGCTCTCGTCGATGGCGCCGACCATCGTCACCGGCCCCGACGGCAAGGTCTTGCTCATCGCCGGCGCCGCCGGAGGGCCCACCATCATCACGGCCGTGCTCCAGCAGCTCACCGCGGTGATCGATCACGGCGTCGACGTGGGCGCGGCGGTGGGGGCGCCCCGGTTCCACATGCAGCACCTGCCCGACCAGGTCACCTACGAGACCGGTGGTCTCTTACCGCCCGCGCGCGCCCGCCTCGAGGGCATGGGGTACACGTTCAAAGAGCGCGGGCACATCGCCGACGCGCCCGCCATCGGGCGCTCCGGGCTCGAGTGGATCGGCGTCGCGGAGCCGAGGCGAGCCGGGGGTGGGGCCGCGGCGCCTTGA
- the ribD gene encoding bifunctional diaminohydroxyphosphoribosylaminopyrimidine deaminase/5-amino-6-(5-phosphoribosylamino)uracil reductase RibD — translation MTLAIGEGRSGRPSPNPHVGALVVKDGKILARAHHARAGGEHAELAALRLAGSEARGATVYVSLEPCNHHGKTPPCTDALIAAGVACVVVGVLDPNPHVRGGGVDALQKAGIQVVTGVSQAAAHALAAPWLKHITLGLPYVSLKLALTLDGRIATRSGASKWVTGPEARAKVHALRSSHDAVAVGVGTVVADDPRLTVRDSPGTSPVRVVFDTTLRLPLDGQLVASAREIPLVVLCSLDASPKAEAELQSHGAVVLRAPESTAGRVDIESALRLLGERGIVSMMVEGGAELAGSFLAGRLADELHAFIAPSLFGPRGRPGAVDWKGPATPTEAPRITRPVWECCGDDAYVHGPVAYPDEE, via the coding sequence ATGACCCTGGCCATCGGGGAGGGCCGCTCCGGGCGCCCCTCGCCGAACCCCCACGTGGGCGCGCTCGTCGTGAAGGACGGCAAGATCCTCGCGCGGGCCCACCACGCGCGCGCCGGCGGGGAGCACGCGGAGCTCGCCGCCCTCCGGCTCGCCGGCAGCGAGGCGCGCGGGGCGACGGTCTACGTCTCGCTCGAACCCTGCAACCACCACGGCAAGACCCCGCCCTGCACCGACGCGCTCATCGCCGCGGGGGTCGCGTGTGTGGTGGTCGGCGTGCTCGACCCGAACCCGCACGTGCGCGGCGGCGGCGTCGACGCCCTCCAGAAGGCCGGCATCCAGGTGGTCACCGGCGTGTCCCAGGCCGCGGCACACGCGCTCGCGGCGCCCTGGCTGAAGCACATCACGCTCGGTCTGCCTTACGTTTCGCTCAAGCTCGCGCTCACCCTCGACGGGCGCATCGCGACGCGGAGCGGGGCGAGCAAGTGGGTCACCGGCCCCGAAGCGCGGGCGAAGGTGCACGCGCTGCGCTCCTCACACGACGCCGTGGCCGTCGGCGTGGGCACGGTCGTGGCCGACGACCCGCGCCTCACCGTGCGCGACAGCCCGGGGACGAGCCCGGTGCGGGTCGTCTTCGACACCACGCTGCGCCTGCCGCTCGACGGCCAGCTCGTCGCCTCCGCGCGCGAAATCCCCCTCGTGGTGCTCTGCTCGCTCGACGCCTCCCCCAAGGCCGAGGCCGAGCTCCAGAGCCACGGCGCCGTCGTGCTGCGGGCGCCCGAGTCCACCGCAGGCCGGGTCGACATCGAGAGCGCGCTGCGCCTGCTCGGCGAGCGCGGCATCGTCTCCATGATGGTCGAGGGCGGCGCCGAGCTCGCGGGCAGCTTCCTCGCCGGGCGACTCGCGGACGAGCTCCACGCGTTCATCGCGCCGTCGCTGTTCGGTCCGCGCGGTCGGCCAGGCGCGGTCGACTGGAAGGGCCCCGCGACCCCCACCGAGGCGCCCCGCATCACGCGGCCCGTGTGGGAGTGCTGCGGCGACGACGCCTACGTGCACGGCCCCGTCGCCTACCCCGACGAAGAGTAG
- the pepQ gene encoding Xaa-Pro dipeptidase: MDSTTLAALDALQSDHLRALTAAYGRIAERHGLAAIVVHGGRPKSRSRFDDQSFALRSTPHFQHWLALNEPDCALIVAPGHTPTLVWPSGLDFWERPRAPLTTAFDRSLRVERPRAYAAGKDLLRDLAPTGAIAFVGEDPEAAADWGLDATAENPATLLRDLDALRVTKSAYERACLVEANRVAALGHEAVRRAFASGDASELELHLAFLGATAQDDPETPYKNIVAKGRNGAILHHIAYLREGKGEESLLLDAGATFQGYCSDITRTWVKGASAAASAFLGLVQGVEALQRDLCLGAVAGLRYEELHDESHRRVSTVLADVGLVRLSPDEICARGISRLFYPHGLGHSLGLQTHDVGCAIERPRGDNPFLRNTAVIAPGQAFTVEPGVYFIDQKLAELREGASAGAVSFALVEALGALGGVRIEDDLFVGPDGGAPENLTRAWLPVGGGAASS; encoded by the coding sequence GTGGATTCGACGACCCTCGCCGCCCTCGACGCCCTCCAGTCCGACCACCTCCGCGCCCTCACCGCCGCGTACGGGCGCATCGCCGAGCGGCACGGGCTCGCCGCCATCGTGGTGCACGGCGGTCGCCCGAAGTCCCGCTCGCGCTTCGACGACCAGTCGTTCGCGCTGCGCTCCACCCCGCACTTCCAGCACTGGCTCGCCCTGAACGAGCCCGACTGCGCGCTCATCGTCGCGCCCGGGCACACGCCGACCCTCGTGTGGCCGAGCGGCCTCGATTTCTGGGAGCGCCCACGCGCGCCGCTGACCACCGCGTTCGACCGCTCGCTGCGCGTCGAGCGGCCCCGGGCGTACGCTGCCGGTAAGGACCTGCTCCGCGACCTCGCGCCCACGGGCGCGATCGCCTTCGTGGGCGAGGACCCGGAGGCCGCAGCCGACTGGGGCCTCGACGCGACCGCGGAGAACCCCGCGACCCTCCTGCGCGACCTCGACGCGCTCCGCGTCACCAAGTCCGCGTACGAGCGCGCCTGCCTGGTCGAGGCGAACCGCGTGGCCGCGCTCGGGCACGAGGCGGTCCGCCGCGCGTTCGCGTCCGGTGACGCCTCGGAGCTCGAGCTTCACCTCGCGTTCCTCGGGGCGACCGCGCAGGACGACCCCGAGACGCCCTACAAGAACATCGTCGCCAAGGGGCGAAATGGCGCAATTCTTCATCATATCGCGTACTTGAGAGAGGGCAAGGGCGAGGAGTCCCTGCTGCTCGACGCGGGCGCGACGTTTCAGGGCTACTGCTCCGACATCACGCGCACCTGGGTGAAGGGCGCGAGCGCCGCGGCCTCGGCGTTCCTCGGGCTCGTCCAGGGCGTCGAGGCCCTCCAGCGTGATTTGTGCCTCGGCGCGGTCGCAGGGCTCCGCTACGAGGAGCTGCACGACGAGTCGCACCGGCGCGTGTCGACGGTGCTCGCCGATGTGGGGCTCGTGCGCCTCTCGCCCGACGAGATCTGCGCCCGCGGCATAAGCCGCCTCTTTTACCCGCACGGGCTCGGGCACTCGCTCGGCCTCCAGACCCACGACGTGGGGTGCGCGATCGAGCGCCCTCGCGGCGACAACCCGTTTCTGCGAAATACGGCGGTCATCGCCCCGGGGCAGGCCTTCACCGTCGAGCCGGGCGTGTATTTCATCGATCAGAAGCTCGCGGAGCTGCGCGAGGGGGCGAGCGCGGGCGCGGTGAGCTTCGCTCTGGTCGAAGCGCTCGGCGCGCTCGGCGGCGTGCGCATCGAGGACGACCTCTTCGTGGGGCCCGACGGCGGCGCCCCGGAGAACCTCACCCGCGCGTGGCTGCCGGTCGGCGGCGGCGCCGCGAGCTCGTAG